One Zeugodacus cucurbitae isolate PBARC_wt_2022May chromosome 3, idZeuCucr1.2, whole genome shotgun sequence genomic region harbors:
- the LOC105217457 gene encoding RNA-binding protein 39 isoform X2 has protein sequence MAEDFDVEAMLEAPYIKNNAASRGDHDASSRKSPYREHEESSSGKGGSKSSSSVHLNGRKHYSRSRSGSPRTTDNRKGRKSKDRDRHRDRDESRYSRDRDRTRDKDRVRDRERNGERERRYGSQDRDRDRQRDRDAEKRRSRSKDKRRSSRSREPDRRSRERRGSRPRSERRRTRSPTRDRPSRDKKLSPIREYKVDRPGFGSNSRERSRRRSNSPRPFRRGRTPPNGLGDRSPRADLSPEERDARTVFCMQLSQRIRARDLEEFFSSVGKVRDVRLITCNKTKRFKGIAYIEFKDPESVALALGLSGQKLLGIPISVQHTQAEKNRIANAVPTFTPKNHTGPMRLYVGSLHFNITEDMLKGIFEPFGKIDSIQLIMDTETGRSKGYGFITYHNADDAKKALEQLNGFELAGRPMKVGNVTERLDMNTSSLDTDEMDRSGIDLGATGRLQLMFKLAEGAGLAVPQAAANALLATAPQPAPIQTQTQTPAIATQCFMLSNMFDPRTENNPAWDSEIRDDVIDECSKHGGVLHIFVDKASPTGNVYVKCPSITTAVLAVNALHGRWFAGRVITAAYVPLLNYHSLFPDAITAVNLLASKRKSGE, from the exons aaTGCAGCCAGTCGGGGAGACCACGATGCCAGCAGCCGCAAGTCACCATACAGAGAACATGAGGAGAGTAGCAGTGGCAAGGGTGGAAGCAAATCTTCATCTTCAGTACATTTGAATGGACGCAAGCATTATTCAAG AAGTCGTTCGGGTTCACCACGTACTACAGATAATCGCAAGGGACGCAAATCAAAGGACCGTGATCGTCATCGCGATAGAGACGAAAGTCGTTACTCAAGAGATAGAGATCGCACTCGTGATAAAGATCGCGTACGTGATCGGGAACGTAATGGCGAACGCGAACGACGTTACGGATCACAAGACCGCGATCGTGATCGGCAACGTGATCGTGATGCTGAGAAACGCCGTAGTCGGTCCAAAGACAAACGCCGCAGTAGTCGGTCACGAGAACCTGATCGTCGTTCTCGAGAAAGACGTGGTAGTAGACCACGCTCTGAACGACGACGTACACGTTCCCCAACGCGGGATCGACCCTCTAGAGATAAAAAGTTAAGCCCAATTCGTGAATATAAAGTTGATCGACCTGGATTTGGTTCAAACTCAAGAGAAAGaag CAGGCGCCGTAGTAACTCTCCAAGACCATTTCGACGCGGTAGAACACCACCCAACGGTCTTGGCGACAGATCTCCTCGTGCCGATCTGAGTCCAGAGGAACGGGATGCGCGCACCGTATTTTGTATGCAACTGTCCCAACGCATACGTGCCCGCGACCTGGAAGAATTCTTCTCAAGTGTCGGAAAAGTGCGAGATGTTCGCTTAATAAcctgcaacaaaacaaaacggtTCAAAGGTATAGCATACATTGAATTTAAAGACCCAGAATCGGTTGCACTAGCACTGGGGTTGTCGGGTCAAAAACTACTGGGCATTCCAATTTCTGTTCAACATACACAGGCTGAAAAAAATCGTATTGCAAATGCTGTACCCACATTCACACCTAAAAATCACACTGGACCAATGCGATTATATGTGGGATCGTTGCATTTTAACATTACTGAAGATATGCTTAAGGGTATATTCGAACCATTTGGAAAAATAGACTCCATACAATTAATTATGGATACTGAGACTGGTCGATCTAAAGGATACGGATTTATTAcg TATCATAATGCGGATGATGCAAAAAAAGCTTTAGAACAGTTAAACGGATTCGAATTGGCCGGGCGACCCATGAAGGTGGGAAATGTGACTGAACGTTTAGATATGAACACGTCTTCTTTGGATACGGATGAAATGGATCGCAGCGGCATAGACCTCGGTGCCACTGGCCGATTGCAGCTGATGTTTAAATTAGCTGAGGGTGCTGGCTTGGCAGTGCCACAAGCTGCAGCCAACGCATTACTAGCCACTGCACCACAACCAGCACCAATTCAGACTCAGACTCAAACTCCGGCCATAGCTACACAATGCTTCATGCTATCCAATATGTTTGATCCCCGCACAGAAAATAATCCGGCATGGGATAGTGAAATACGTGACGATGTCATTGATGAATGTTCAAAACATGGCGGCGtactacatatttttgttgataagGCTTCACCAACGGGAAATGTCTATGTAAAATGTCCAAGCATAACCACCGCTGTGCTGGCAGTAAATGCTTTGCATGGACGCTGGTTTGCTGGTCGTGTCATTACCGCAGCCTATGTACCATTACTGAATTACCACTCTCTATTTCCGGATGCAATAACAGCAGTTAATTTGTTAGCTTCGAAACGAAAGTCCGGTGAATAA
- the LOC105217457 gene encoding RNA-binding protein 39 isoform X1: MAEDFDVEAMLEAPYIKNNAASRGDHDASSRKSPYREHEESSSGKGGSKSSSSVHLNGRKHYSRSRSGSPRTTDNRKGRKSKDRDRHRDRDESRYSRDRDRTRDKDRVRDRERNGERERRYGSQDRDRDRQRDRDAEKRRSRSKDKRRSSRSREPDRRSRERRGSRPRSERRRTRSPTRDRPSRDKKLSPIREYKVDRPGFGSNSRERSSRRRSNSPRPFRRGRTPPNGLGDRSPRADLSPEERDARTVFCMQLSQRIRARDLEEFFSSVGKVRDVRLITCNKTKRFKGIAYIEFKDPESVALALGLSGQKLLGIPISVQHTQAEKNRIANAVPTFTPKNHTGPMRLYVGSLHFNITEDMLKGIFEPFGKIDSIQLIMDTETGRSKGYGFITYHNADDAKKALEQLNGFELAGRPMKVGNVTERLDMNTSSLDTDEMDRSGIDLGATGRLQLMFKLAEGAGLAVPQAAANALLATAPQPAPIQTQTQTPAIATQCFMLSNMFDPRTENNPAWDSEIRDDVIDECSKHGGVLHIFVDKASPTGNVYVKCPSITTAVLAVNALHGRWFAGRVITAAYVPLLNYHSLFPDAITAVNLLASKRKSGE, from the exons aaTGCAGCCAGTCGGGGAGACCACGATGCCAGCAGCCGCAAGTCACCATACAGAGAACATGAGGAGAGTAGCAGTGGCAAGGGTGGAAGCAAATCTTCATCTTCAGTACATTTGAATGGACGCAAGCATTATTCAAG AAGTCGTTCGGGTTCACCACGTACTACAGATAATCGCAAGGGACGCAAATCAAAGGACCGTGATCGTCATCGCGATAGAGACGAAAGTCGTTACTCAAGAGATAGAGATCGCACTCGTGATAAAGATCGCGTACGTGATCGGGAACGTAATGGCGAACGCGAACGACGTTACGGATCACAAGACCGCGATCGTGATCGGCAACGTGATCGTGATGCTGAGAAACGCCGTAGTCGGTCCAAAGACAAACGCCGCAGTAGTCGGTCACGAGAACCTGATCGTCGTTCTCGAGAAAGACGTGGTAGTAGACCACGCTCTGAACGACGACGTACACGTTCCCCAACGCGGGATCGACCCTCTAGAGATAAAAAGTTAAGCCCAATTCGTGAATATAAAGTTGATCGACCTGGATTTGGTTCAAACTCAAGAGAAAGaag TAGCAGGCGCCGTAGTAACTCTCCAAGACCATTTCGACGCGGTAGAACACCACCCAACGGTCTTGGCGACAGATCTCCTCGTGCCGATCTGAGTCCAGAGGAACGGGATGCGCGCACCGTATTTTGTATGCAACTGTCCCAACGCATACGTGCCCGCGACCTGGAAGAATTCTTCTCAAGTGTCGGAAAAGTGCGAGATGTTCGCTTAATAAcctgcaacaaaacaaaacggtTCAAAGGTATAGCATACATTGAATTTAAAGACCCAGAATCGGTTGCACTAGCACTGGGGTTGTCGGGTCAAAAACTACTGGGCATTCCAATTTCTGTTCAACATACACAGGCTGAAAAAAATCGTATTGCAAATGCTGTACCCACATTCACACCTAAAAATCACACTGGACCAATGCGATTATATGTGGGATCGTTGCATTTTAACATTACTGAAGATATGCTTAAGGGTATATTCGAACCATTTGGAAAAATAGACTCCATACAATTAATTATGGATACTGAGACTGGTCGATCTAAAGGATACGGATTTATTAcg TATCATAATGCGGATGATGCAAAAAAAGCTTTAGAACAGTTAAACGGATTCGAATTGGCCGGGCGACCCATGAAGGTGGGAAATGTGACTGAACGTTTAGATATGAACACGTCTTCTTTGGATACGGATGAAATGGATCGCAGCGGCATAGACCTCGGTGCCACTGGCCGATTGCAGCTGATGTTTAAATTAGCTGAGGGTGCTGGCTTGGCAGTGCCACAAGCTGCAGCCAACGCATTACTAGCCACTGCACCACAACCAGCACCAATTCAGACTCAGACTCAAACTCCGGCCATAGCTACACAATGCTTCATGCTATCCAATATGTTTGATCCCCGCACAGAAAATAATCCGGCATGGGATAGTGAAATACGTGACGATGTCATTGATGAATGTTCAAAACATGGCGGCGtactacatatttttgttgataagGCTTCACCAACGGGAAATGTCTATGTAAAATGTCCAAGCATAACCACCGCTGTGCTGGCAGTAAATGCTTTGCATGGACGCTGGTTTGCTGGTCGTGTCATTACCGCAGCCTATGTACCATTACTGAATTACCACTCTCTATTTCCGGATGCAATAACAGCAGTTAATTTGTTAGCTTCGAAACGAAAGTCCGGTGAATAA